In Desulfosediminicola ganghwensis, a single window of DNA contains:
- a CDS encoding MoaD/ThiS family protein: MIQVDVCLISILQNNRFHEKTLSLEEPANIQSLLALIEIKDHEVEGIYVNRRSSTFEQELADGDRVTFMPAIGGG; the protein is encoded by the coding sequence GTGATACAAGTTGACGTTTGTCTGATTTCCATTCTGCAGAACAATCGGTTTCATGAGAAGACTCTTTCATTGGAGGAGCCGGCTAATATTCAATCGCTACTGGCGCTGATTGAAATTAAGGATCATGAAGTTGAAGGTATATATGTGAATAGGCGAAGTAGCACCTTTGAGCAGGAGTTAGCTGATGGTGACAGGGTAACGTTCATGCCTGCGATTGGCGGCGGTTGA